Part of the Cryptococcus neoformans var. neoformans JEC21 chromosome 11 sequence genome, AGGCGAAGCTCAAGAGCATGGTATCAGCTGTTCAGATGGCAAAGGGATTGATAGCTCAAAAAGATCGAGAGAAGCAGGCCCAAACCACACCCAATGCCGCTCCAGCGAATGTGGCTGCTGCGGGGTCAGGTCTGGGCCTCAACCTTGGCAGTACTCAAGGGGCAACTGGCATTGGACTTGACGTTCAACAAATGGTCCAACAGGCTCACAATCACGCCGCCTCTCAGCTACAGTCTAGTCAAaaccaacaacaacaacagccgCCCGCTCAACCTCAAACTCTCCTCCCACCGCCTGCCCTTCCTAAAGACAGTCCTTCGAATCTCCAAGAGGCTATCCGACACAAGGGCCTGCGAGTCGAAGACCTCAAACCGCCACCGTCCAAACGTCAAAAGAGCAAGGGTTCTCCCGCCACACCCGCAAATGCTCAAGTACCAACACCAGAGTCTGCAAAAACGCCGGCTAACACTGCCGTTATTGGAACCCAAGGGACACTAGGGGAAAgtccaaaagaaaagaaggccACGAAGCGGAAGAGACAATCATCAACTGCCACAGCAGCTGGCACCGAAAAGCCAGTCAAGCAGACGAAGGCAGAGGCtgccaaggccaagaaagCTGCTGTTGCGGCCGCTGCGGCAGTCGCTATTCCCGCTACGGTACCAGAGGATCCTGTTAATGCTCTTGGTATCCAGCTTGCGGCAGATGAGGCTGCTACCAAAGCAGAGATTGCTCAGCACAAAGCTTTCTTTGATGACCAGAGGGCTTTGGCTAGCGCTGCAGCCCCTGGGGATGGTGAGAAAAAGGTtggaggggaagatgcGATGGCGGTCTTCACAAAGATATTTGAGGCGCATCAGGCAGGTATTCAGGCGGATATGGTCCGAACAGATCCTGTCGCCCAGTCAGCATCCACGGCAGCGGGCCACATGCCCCCGGTAACCAGCGCCGGTGACCCCAACGACCAAGATTTATTCGATACCTACTTTGATGTGACTTTGTTCAGCCTCGCGGCCGATCTTCCTACACCCGATCTTGTCATCGAAGCAACCCCTCAGGAAGTGGATGGCGAGAGTCCAGAAAGTGTAAGGACAGTTGGAAGTACCGCTGGACACACAGTGCCTGGCAAAGAAGTTAAGTCAGGTTctaaagaagagaaagggaaggaggaggggacAAAAATAATATTAGGAAGCCCTGGAAGTATGGCGTATAACGGAGGCATCGAATGGTGAAACAAAGGATGTTTCGAAAAGTGTAATGGTTATTAAAACCTCTGTGCTGTTATAATATGTGCTACTGTACTTGATGATTTCACGTCGACGTGTATTACTTGTTTCTTTGATGTAGTAGAAGATATGCAGCTTCTTTACGCGTGGTATTTTGTGGCCAGCCATGATTAATAAAGCAATACATAAGGGAACAAACAGCATCCACGAGGgcggatgaggaaggaggtttTGTGGTACGTAGTGGCGTACGCAAAAGGAAAATGGTCTCACTCAATGCTTACTCTCAATCACAACGGTCCTCGTACAGTATTTGTATCTTGTACAACAAATTGCAGCATTTACCATATGTATCTTATGATTCCAAACCTATACATAAATAACAAGTAAAAAGAGACCCTAATGGTCAGATATGATACAAGTACGCTACGTTAAAACCACCATGCACAACCTCTCACGACTGAGCAGTGACGTTACCGTTGGTGGGAGGTTTGAATTGCCCGAAGCCTGGAGCTTCGAAGAGAAGTTCAGTGCGGATGACCAACTTGCCGCCCCCCGCACCCACTGCACTACCTTCATGCAAGAGAGAACCTTGCGTATCTCCATGAGCTGTACATTGCAACAACAAAATCAGCGCTGTTCAGAAGTTTTTGCAATAATTTTTCgtcaaaaaaaaaatggaaaCGCACGAAAACAAAGTACGGCTCCTTGGACGGGTTTCACAGAGGTGGCTTCCATCACGCCCATGGTTTCtgaaggcaagaagaatgTTGTACAGCCAGTGTCATCTGGAATATCAGAGTTGAGATAGACGAGGAGAGTGTATCTGGACCATAAGGGGTCGTCGGGTGGCGACGAACTGTGATAGACCACTTATCAGTTGGCGATGAAAGAAACACGGTAACATGTGCTTACTCGTGAAGGTACTCTCCAGTTTCGGGATGCAATCCTGCAGCAGGCCAAGCGCCATCAATATGCGGCTAATTAAAGAGATCATCAAAATGTGCAAACTTCAAGATAAATTGTTATACTCACGCGATAGAGTTGGTTCTCGTTATACTGATAAACCCTGAACCTGGCATTGATACCCCGCACTTTCCCGCCTCCGTGTCCATCAGGAGAAACAGGTGCTCTTTGAGGGACAAAGGGAAGGATTTGAGAGTAAAAGTGTTCCAAGAATGGTGTGTCTGCAAGCCAGACGAAGTTTCGGGCGAGGATCTGATAAAATATTAGGGGTGGCTACATATGCAATGCGAAGATGATACACACAGATGTCTTCATTATTGCTgaaccagcagcagcctcgTCCTTGTCGAATCCAATGGCCTCTGCGGCCTGGACAATCTGCAAGCACTCTTCCGGTGTGAAAACATCCAGCACGATGAATGCCCCTGGGACTCCCGGTACTTCCATCTTCGAAGGTTTCCTGGGCCGAGATTCTTTGGGTGTGAGTGTGATAGCCGAGGGGGAGGATCCATAGACAGTGGAGTCGTAAAGATTGGGTGGACGACGTTCGGCGGCAGGAACATGATGGACCGGACGGAAGTGGGGATAAGGCTTGGGCGGTATTTGACCGTCTGATAGGGGATTAGACTAACGAGTTGATAACTGTAGAAGATACACACCAAACAGTGCTCCCGTCTGCATCCTTTCCCAGATGGCGATCTCGCCCTCAATTGGTCCTCTCGCAACCCAAGGCTCTCTGTGGTTGATCACCGAAGAACTTGAATTGGCGGATGCAGATTGAGCTTGCTCGTCGGCATTGGTCATATTGGCAATGCGAAGGATAAGATCCAGGCATTTCAGAGCTTCGGCGTCGCCAGGCGAGCCATCGGCGGCTGAAGTGGCATCGCACTCTCTGACCCATCGCTGAAGAGCACCCAGCTTGGGAGCGATACGCCTCGTGTACATCTCGAATAAGAAGATCAGAGCATCGCTGAATCGGTAGTCCTGCAGAGCTGCGGAGATTTTGGAGGTAAGGGAGGCGCCTGATGTTCATGATCAGCATCATTTTTATGATGTTTAATGGAGACCAAAAGCGTTCCTCCACTTACCCAGTGTTGCCCCGTCTGCCATAACACGGTGCAGGTCGTACATAGAGCGCTTCAGCTCCTTGTACTTCTTGTCAGAAAGCTCCTCGGGGAATTCGCACAGCGTATTTAGGACATAGATAGCGgtttcaagctcttcaggTTCGATGAGcgacgacgaagacgagGTATCTCCCGGTGGGGTAGGAAGAGAAGCGACGGGTTTTGGCTCGTTAACGCGACCATTGAGCTTTCGTTTTTTACTTTGCTTTTTGTCCTTGACCATGTCGGATTCTTTCTATGGATGATATGGTGAAGAACTGAAATGAGAGGCGAAAATACTTAAGAGATGGTCGGAGGTGAGAAGCAGATTATTTCTGGAGCAGGCACCAGGCACACAGGTATTTTTAGTCTCAAGGGAGAACAATTTTGGGTGATCAGTCTGTCTTTCCGGTATCTTAAGAATACCTTCAGAGGTATTGTAAGGCCTGCAATTCCTTCTGAGATACAAAGTACTCACAGTGCCCATTCAGACTTCCTTGGATGAGCGTGTGTGGCTCTGTTCATGGGTTTCAAGAGGTATACTTCTGGTACAGGCCAGATAAATGCAGCTGGGTACAAAAACCTAAACTCGCCACTCATATGCGGGAATTAAATCGCCACTGAGGCACAGCTCGGCGAACAGCATATCGCAGATATTTCATTTGGGCAAGCGTTTCGGCTGTCATAAGAGTTgtctcttgttcttcgaTACCAACAGCAAGCAGCGACCGACCCGCCACATGGCCAGCAATGCCGGATGATCACGAACTAGATTCTTACGGAATACAAGCATCATCAGCTGAAGGCTCGAGCTCTTCCCGACCGCTCCTCTCCCGCGATCCTTCCCCCCcgccctctccatcccGACGTGGACGATCGCACCCCGTTGCGTCACATGGCTATCCAAGCATCCATTCTATGTTCAGGCGGTTATGGAAGCCGATAGTAATACTATCTATCCCGTTCTTCCTAGTATTTCTTTATTCCCTCGTCCACCCTCATGTCAAGGGCCTACCACCATTACCAAAAATATCTATAACGAGTGGAGGCGCGGTTAGCCAGCCATATtatgaggagaagattgtccAGGACTGTATCTGCGGGACTACCgatgaaggaaaaaggtTATGCTCTTTGTATCACGAGGAGGGATTGCGTAATAGTCGATTAATCGAAGGAACAGGGGCGAGAATGCGCAAGGTATTGCAGAAGGCTAGGAATGGGGAGAAGATCAAAATCGGCGTGTTGGGCGGTAGTGGTAAGCTTAGGCAGGATATATAGCATACCTGAAATCCAGGCTAATCAATTGCTTAGTCTCTGCTTGCCACGGTGTGCATCCCAGCGACAGGTTTCCTCAAGGAGATCCAGCAGGGCCAGGATGCTATACATCACTTCTGATGGAGTGGTTCAAAGAGACTTTTCCAGATGTAAGTTTTTAAGCCCTAGTGTTCTTAAGACATTAACAATTACCAATTGGTTCAGGCGGATCATGAGTTCACGAACGGTGCAATCGGCGGAATGGATTCGAGTTACTATGCTTTCTGCGGGACCCATCACATTCCAGCGGACAGCGACCTCATAATACTAGAATTTGACGTCAATGACCAGAAGTATGATCCATGATTATTACTTCCTGAGAAGCGTCGCTGATCAGACGCTTACAGCGATGTTCTCTATGAGACGTTCTTCGATCAACTTCTGCGCGCCCTCTCTGAATTCCAGAATGAGCCTGCAATCCTCATTCTGGGTGCTTGGGCTCCACAGGTAGCCCAAGATCAAGGATATGGAGACCCTCAAATGGTGCACTCACCCATTGCATTGTACTACGATGTGCCGTACCTGTCTATGAAGAGATTGATGTTCAACCATTACTTGCGATATCCTCACTCGACAGCAAAGACTTTCTTCCAACCAGATTTGCTACATCCCAATGCTCGTGGTCATGTGAGTTACCAGACTAGTAAATGCCATAGGGTCTGATCTAACCTGCCTTACAGCGTGTTTTGTCAGACCTTCTAATCGCTTATCTCGATTCCGAACTCTGCATGCTCTCAAAATACGGCCTTCCTATTGCCCCTCCTTTGCAGGATACCATCTCCACGACTCATCCCTTTACCGACCTTATTGACGTCCATGTCCCCCTTGagactcttcatcttgtcgATCCCGCAGCCCCGCcagagggatgggaagaaacTTTTAAAACCGAACCTCTTGAAGCCTTATCCCACGAGAAACGACTTTTTGCTGTTCCCCTCACTCCATACTCCATCCCGCCTGTGGGAATGTTTACCCCTCTCAGCGATGTCGTCAACCCTACGAATGATGATCCGATCACTGGTGAACACATCGCTGCTATTGCTCAACCCCGCTTGTTTTGTGCAGACGCGAATGACAAGAAGAACCCTATGAAGCCCACCCAAGCCGACGGTTGGGAACCTTTTGCTTGGAATGGCGAGAAGCATTACTGGGTTTCGCATAAATCCGGATCGAGGATCAGGGTAAACATCAAAGTTAGCGCCGGAAAAGTCGCTGTGTACTATTTTAGGAGTCAGCATTACAACCTGGGAGACGCAAAGTGCTGGGTGGATGACAATGAGAAGGGTGCGGTGACTCTTTCAGGTTATTGGACAAAACAGTACAATGTTGCTGTGTAAGTATTCCCATTTCCCGTGTAGGGCGTGGCTGATCATTCGATAGCGCTGCGTATATTGACGAAAAGGTTACACCAGGCGACCATTAGTAAGCCCAATCATTGGCTTTTTCCGTGTTGCTCTGCTAACCATTACCATAGCGTTGTATGCGAGGTTCTCCACACCACATCTCACCCCACCAACCCCGACGCACATCATTTCAGACTTACAGCCGTCATGGCTACATAAACCGTTATATCGGTAGAGAAATTTACATTATATCAAAGGCCGATGCATACATTGTGTGTTACATTAATGTTTTCTCATTCGGCTGTCTTGTTGCTATCGTGCTCTCGTAATACAACACGTTTTGTGACGATTTTCAACTTCCCAAAACTTGCATCAGGTGACGACCACGGGTCGTGACACGATCTTTTCGCGTGCCAAACGTCAGCCAAACTCAACCACTATGGCATTTCATCAAGGGGACGAAGCCTGGTTGTTTATTGCAGAGGATCCTTGGGAAACAAGATATATACAGCGTACCTGCCAACAGCCCCAAAATTATACCTAGCATGATATATGACCCTGCTATGTGCGCCTTCGGTAGCCATTTTTTCACCCAAGGTTTTTCCAACGGTCTCGTTTCAGCTTCTGTCTCTGGACATGGTTAgggtcttctcctcttATGATTGCGACTTTGATGTTTGAGATTGAGTTGGGATTTGAGGGGAAATTACAGGCAGCTCCCTGAGATTCACCTTCTAGGTATTATGACATTTGTTCGAGGTTGTGAGGAGGGATGGTGGTAGCCCTGCTGTTTGACGACGACGTATGGGCCATGATGAGGGGTGCCGCTTGGAACGATAGGATTTGTTGCATTATATTACTGGAAGCAATGAGCTCGATAATGAGTGGCCTCGTACTGCTGGTCTGAACAACGTATTAATTTTGTAGATAGTTGATTTATGTGTTCTTTGCAATATCTGTATGGTTAGAACACACCAAAGGCATTACAACACTAACCTTTAAACTGATCACCGCTCTTTTGAAGTCAATTGCTTGCAGAGCGCGTGACTAACGTTGTTATTTTGTTAATTTCCCCACGGTGGTTGTTTACATTTCTGTCTCTTCGTTGTTGGCGTCCAAAAAAGTTGGCAAAATCGGAACAAAACACTGTACAACTTGCTCTTTCCCGATACTTCAGTCTTAAATTTCGCTGCAAGACCCAAGCATGCCCCTTTATGCCCTCCGACTGGTCATAGACCACAAGACGTTCCGGCTCCCATCGCTTCTTTCCATATCGCAAGTCTTCGGCTTTCCCATTCGATTTGTGTCAGAGGATAAAACCCGAGGATTACTTGTGATAGAGCTGgaaaaagatgacgatATGGAGAAAATTTTGGACAGGGAGACATTAGTGCTGTAAGCCTTACTGCCTTGGTGCTGTAAACCTTACTGCCTtggtcttttttttttttgagAGCAACGCTGACTGCCGTTGTAGCTCTGCAGCTGAAGTCTACGCAGAAGGCGCAACTTATGAGGAGCTTCATGCGCAGCTGAAATCAAAGCTCCATGTGCTGGATCCTTACAAAcactcttccttcaagGTTATCATTGAAAGTGCTCACCACTCCATCCCTGAGCCTCGACAAATGTAAGTTCAGTCATTTCGTAATTTAAGATATAGATTATGTTGCTGATTGACCTGCACAGAGAAACTATCAACTCGTTTAAATACACTGGTTTAGAAGGCAAGATCAGGTTAAAAAATCCAGAAGTGGAATTCATTGTTTACGAGGATTGTGAGTTGTTCTCATTGCCTTTTGCGTCATATTAGATTGACAGAGCGCATCAGACGATTGGGTCGCCGCTAACACCCCCGAGCAACGCCTTGCGCGAGATGGCAAGTTTCACCGAGTTTACTTTGGTCGAAAGGTAAGTTTCATTTCTAAAGTGATCTGTGAACTGCCTCTCACCGAGCTAGATCGGAAACGGTCGAGCTAGGCAGTTGATTATCTCTCACTCCGTCAAAACTCGAGCATACTACGGCAACACCTCCATGGAGGCACAGATGGGATTCCTTATGGCTAACCAAGCTCTAGTGAGTGATCGCTTGGAATTCCTCATGGCAGGCTAATGGTATTCTTGTAGCCTGCCCCGGGAAAACTCATCTATGATCCCTTTGTTGGAACCGGTTCTATGCTATACGCAGTCGCACAATTCGGAGCTTATGTTATGGGTTCAGATATTGATGGCAGACAAATCCGAGGCAAAAGTAGGTTGATCTATTCTGGCTTCCAATTGCCTGAACTGAACAATATCATTAgagaagggcaaaggaaTCAAGCCCGGAATTCTTCGTGCTGCTGAGCAATACGGACTCCAGGATAAATTCCTGGACTTCTATATTTTCGATGTCACTCGAGGTCCCATCCGTCGGGGTGGATGGATTGATGCTATCATTACAGACCCTCCTTGTATGTCGTATCCTTTGTTCGATTACCCGACACTAATGGTACGTGCTGGTAGATGGCGTTAGAGCAGGTGCAAAGCGTCTCGGTCGcaaggagggaaagaagcCTTTGAGGGAAGAGCCGTATCAATTACCTGATGGTACCTACTCTCACGAGTACGTTGttatctcttccatcaagCATTACATAGGTATACTGACTTCATTTTCCAGACGGTCTGACTATATCCCCCCTTCTCGCCCTTACGAACTAGCCAACCTCACTCTCGACCTGATTCTCCTTGCGCGATGGATCCTTGTGCCCAAAGGCCGTTTagttttcttcttgccaaCCGTTAATGAGGATTATGACGAGATCGATATCCCTAAAGTAGAAGGAATGAGGGAATTAAAGATCGGGGATGGAAGTGTGCAGGATTTTGGAAAGTGGGGTAGACGAGTGTGTCATGTTCGTTCATTATATTTTCGAACATTACACTGACGAGCTGAGATAGTTAATTACAATGGAGAAGACCGCacttgatgatggtgagcCCCCAATGTTTGAGGACCACGAAGAATTCAAGGAAGGAGCGGAGGACTTGCCGGGTCATTTCGGCTTCTACAAAAGAGTAAGCCAAGATCGCTTTTGTACTGATTGACGGACAGGAGGAGCTGATAGCTAGTTTAGTATTTGAGCGGGTTCAAACCAAACTCAAATTCAGCCAGTCCCGATCCATCGACCTCAATGGCTAAGTCAAGAGACACATAGACATCCGCGTAATGGATGCGGCGAGACATGAATGGCATACTATAGGAGTTTTGATCATGGACGTCTAGAACAGCCTGCAGTCGTTCTTACTTTCATCTTGACTCAATACGTGTGTTATCCTTCAATCAGGGGGTAATCCAAGGTAATCGAAACTGGGAAGCTTTCGTTGCAGAAGATGACTGAGCGCGCGGTATATGTACATACGTACACTCTGTCATCCGTCTTTTGGCCTTTTCCATTATCGCTGAGTGACGTCACTGTTTTATCTTGAGAATGCAACTCTGTCCAGCAACCAGCAGGGCGCAAGTGACGAACGCATATTTTGTGGATATGATTCCTTTTGTATTCTACTCTGTCAACATTTTGAATACATAGGGCATCACTTTCACTATTCACGCActcaacatcttctccaagttAGAGGATTAACAACAGAGAGATGCAACCCCACACCCAGCCCCCGCAACCTGAAGCTTCCAGTTCAAGAGCCGTCCACATCCCCTCAGACCCAGCTCCGCCTCGACCATGCCTCACAAATGATGCTATTGTGTCAAGGTGGCAAAGCTCACCCGGTTTTCAGTATTTTTGGGCCTGGATAAAAAGGAGATGTGACCGattgaaagggaaagagatcaTAAGAGGTCCATTTGACCATAGTGCACATGTAAGCTAACTCAAAGCCATTCAAAACAAGGCTGACGGGTTTTCCTCGGTAGGGAATACGAAGCCTTATGAATATGCTGGATCAAATGACTAGCTGGGTAGAAGATGCAACTCCTCAGCCGCAATCCAATCAGAGGTTTGGCAATCTTGCATTCAGGACATACAATAAACTGCTACAAGAGGTGCGCTGCTTTTCGCATAAGATTTCCACTAACATGGATGGTAGAGATTACCCCCGCTGATTGATTCATGGGATATCCCTTCCAACCTTCGTTCTCAATTGCTTCCTTTATTTATCAATTCTCATGCTTTCGGACACCCGACGAGACTGGATTATGGGACGGGTCACGAGCTCGCGTTTGTACTCGGCTTATGGTGCTGTGTCGTCCCTGGATGGGTTGGCGGTGACAATGGGactgaggaagaggaggacgaaTTGATTTTGAGAGTATTCACTAGGTGAATCTTCACTGAATGCTGTTGCAGCTCGAGTTATGCTGACCAGGCTGGTTTTAGGTACCTTGAATTAACAACTTTTCTGCAGAAGACGTACAACCTAGAACCTGCAGGGTCACATGGAGTATGGGGCTTAGATGATTATTGTTTCTTACCGTATGTCTCTACATCTTCATTCTACCACACATTTTGGCTAATACAAACATCTAGCTACCTCTTCGGCTCGGCTCAACTTCTAGGCTCAAACCTCACTCCTTCAGCTTCATTATCACTGGCTCTCTCCCATCACCCATCTGCCACCTCGCCTCCTTCTGCACCCATAACCGACCTCTATAccctctccctccaccatctcaCGCTTTTCAAGTTTGGCGCCTCCTTCTCAGAGCACTCTCCATTACTGTATTCCTTGTCCCAAATGCCCAATTGGGTAAAGCCGCATGGaggtttgaagaagatgttttTAGGAGAGGTGGTTGGTAAGAGGGTTGTGGTACAGGGTATTTGGGTAGGGGGATGGTGTTGGGGCGAGGATGTGCCGAATgtagaagagagaggagataAAAACGAGGGTAAAGGAACGGATGCGGGTACTAAGGCACCGTGGGCGCGCTAAATCTAAAGTATCTAATGAATGAGTCTGCTCCATAAAATTGAGCCAGGAAAGTGATTACAAGAAGTTGCTCATGCACATTTGCACTTAGACGGACCGGCCCTACATAACATATAGACAATAATAAAAGCCAAGCGGTCACTATGATGTCTGTTTTTAAGCCATCGAGCATATAGCTACATGTACCAGACCGTCCCAGCCGCATTGCATTCCCTCAGACATTATTCCACACTGCCCAATCGTTAATATCCGGGATCAATCGTGTGCGTAATCCCCTTAAAATTTACTTCAAAtattctcctctttcaaccCAACATTGGCTGCTCACATTGAGATTCCCGTGTGGGGTTACTCGTCTGTCATGACAAAGTTAGTTTTGAAACTTGTAGCTGTTCCTTTCATCTGTAAGATGATCAGGAGGAAAGGTCAGCTCCACCCTCACGAGTAACTCAAGCGTCTAAATCTCGCTCAGAACATAAATCCTTTGGCAGAGTGAAATTAATCAGAACGCGAGTATAACCCACTCGGGGTGGAGCGGTTGCTCAAAGACCTTCTCCCATCACCtacagaagaaggaaagaaaaaacttACCCTTGGTATCGTAGCTGGTGTCAATAGGACCCATCAAGAGCTTAACGATCCACATGCTTGGGTCAAGGTTGACAccgctcttcctcatcatctcttcctgctcCGCCTCGAAGTTGGAAGTGCAATCCACGAGACTACCGATGACAGGATGGTTGTCGAGCTCTTCGAGGAATTTTTGGGCCTTGAGATCGTCACCGACTTGAGCGAATTCTGTTGATTGCCAAATGAAATGGTTAACATGGTAACAATAAGACCGGTATGTGACAGACTCACGGTACGAGACAGCATCGGGACCGTAACGAGATCGCTTAAGTTCGGCATCAGCTCGAAGGATGACGTTGAAGATTTCCTCCTTAGGTTCACCAGCAGGAGAACCGTCAGTGATAGCTAAAATCCATCAGCCTCGCGCCTCAATCCGCTAAAATTAGGGCCAGAACTTACTGACGACAACAACGGGTTTTTGCAACCTCCCTTGTTGGGCAGGGGCGAGGACCAAGGGTTGAAGAATCTTCTGCCATAACGAGGTTCCAAGAGGCGTCAAACCAGAAAACTTGATTTGCTGGATAAGTTGGAGGGCTTGGGCTTCACTGGTAATACCGTTGCCCTCGACTCGAGAGTTCATCATTCGGACCTGAATACCATCGTGGTCGAAGAGCGAGGTGGCGAAAGCCACGCGCGAAAGAATGCTGTGATAGTGGGTTAGCCAAAGCTAATAGACTCTTTAAGATAGGCATAGACTCACAGCTTGAGATCATCAATACGTTCACCGCCACCCTAGTTTACCGTCAGTCTTGTCTTGCAGCACCTAAGCAAGGAAACATACCTCGAAAGCCATGGAACCGGAGTCATCAATGTAAAGGATTACATCGAATAATGAGAGCTTGACGAGATCAGAAGCAAGTTCCAAAGGGAGCCTCCATTCCTGGGCAATTTTGTTTAGCGCGCCAGATTGCGCAACACGCTGAGCAATGGGCTCAAGAGAACCAGGAGGGTAGAAAGCTTGGAGATTTTGCTGTATTAGAGTTGGTTGTAAATATACAGTCCAACACATAGGACGAGTCACTCACGTCCTGAACACACTGTTGCAAGAGACTGAGCAAGTATTGAGGGTTGGAGTTGTTGGCACCGGCAGGTCcggaaggaggaggaggagcaccAGTACCGGGTGCGCCGTAGGCTGGAGGCTGCTGGCCATACTGTTGGGAAGGAAGCTGACCGTATTGGCCCTGTTGTTGTCCTTGCTGCTGGCCGTATTGGCCGGCTTGTTGGCCGTACTGGGATTGAGGCTGACCGTATTGACCAGGTTGTTGGGATTGAGGCTGACCGTATTGACCAGGTTGTTGGCCATATTGAGACTGAGGCTGACCGTACTGCCCAGCCTGTTGGCCGTATTGAGATTGAGGCTGGCCAGGCGCCTGGCCATACTGGGAAGGCGTAGAAGCGTACTGTCCTTGCGTGGGAGCTGCGGCAGGCCTGTATAATGGAAATAATCAACGGGAACCCGGGCGTCAAATGAAAGATGACTCACCTGCTACCAGGGACTGGAGGAGCACTGGAGGGGGGAGGATattgttgctgttgaggAGCACCGTAAGTCTGCGGAGTGGGGAATTGCTGCTGGGGAGCACCGtattgctgttgttgttgaccatactgctgctgctgaggagCTTGCTGGGAGGGGGCACCCGCGGGAGCGGCCCCAGCGCCGACGCCAGCCTGGTTGTGAGAAGCTGCAAGTTTAGAAGCGAGACCCATTGATGTTGTTCTGTAAGAGATGGAAGTTGAGAATGAACAGAAGAATACGAATAGTTTGTGGGAAAGAGTGGAAGATAAACAGTTGCACCGCATCTTCATGACGTGGACGGCCGGATGCCGAAGCTTGATTGGCATGTCATTCCGTCACCATAATAGGCACACTCAGGTCACGTGACAATTGAAAGCTGGTCAAGACGCGACCTTCCTACGTAATATAATAGTTCGTTGAACGATTATTAAATAAATGAATGATCATGAAAAAAAAGCTCATGTTCATCTCAAATTTGAATACCAGAGCAGCGAAAAAGTAAGTCAAATTTTCTACAAGATCCGCACTCGT contains:
- a CDS encoding protein phosphatase type 2A regulator, putative, whose protein sequence is MQPHTQPPQPEASSSRAVHIPSDPAPPRPCLTNDAIVSRWQSSPGFQYFWAWIKRRCDRLKGKEIIRGPFDHSAHGIRSLMNMLDQMTSWVEDATPQPQSNQRFGNLAFRTYNKLLQERLPPLIDSWDIPSNLRSQLLPLFINSHAFGHPTRLDYGTGHELAFVLGLWCCVVPGWVGGDNGTEEEEDELILRVFTRYLELTTFLQKTYNLEPAGSHGVWGLDDYCFLPYLFGSAQLLGSNLTPSASLSLALSHHPSATSPPSAPITDLYTLSLHHLTLFKFGASFSEHSPLLYSLSQMPNWVKPHGGLKKMFLGEVVGKRVVVQGIWVGGWCWGEDVPNVEERGDKNEGKGTDAGTKAPWAR